The Saprospiraceae bacterium genome contains the following window.
AGTTCGCTCGTCTTCGCCTCCGCTTTTCTTCACAGATCTCCTATGGTAAACTCATTACTCTTTCCTTGTAATCCACAGAATTTACTACTGCTGTTTACGTCCAACTATTTGGCTTCTGTCTTAGCCCCCTAAAAGACTGGACAAATATTGAAAATCAATTTAGTCACAGTAATTTTAGGAAAAATGACAAAACAAAGAAGACAATTTACTCCGGAAGAGAAGCATAGTATCTTACAGGAGGCAGAGCGTTTAGGCCACACAGAGACTTGTAGAAAATACAGTCTGTCGTCGTCCTTAATTTATAATTGGAGGCGTAAATATTTAGCAAAGGGAAAGGAAGGCTTAAAATCTGAATACAGACGGGTAGATCCACAGGTACGTCTATTAGAGGAAGAAAATGCAAAACTTAAGCGGATCATTGGTAACCAAGCCCTTGAGCTGGAATTTAAAACAGAGCTTTTAAAAAAAAGCGATGCCCATTATCACATAGAAAGGAAATGATAATTAGGTATAAAGCACGAACAAGTGTTGAAAATCTTTGCAAATGGGCTGAAGTGGCAAAGAGTAGTCAATACTATAAAGCTCATCCGAGTCCAAGAGGAATGAAACCTAGCACCCACACACCAATTGGTAAATGTGGGATGGTAGAGAACACATTAGTTGTTGATCAAATACGTGCAATTCTTTCAATGGATTATTGCGTTTATGGTTATGCAAAAATGACTTGTGAACTTCGAGATTTAGAATATCTGATTAATAAGAAGAAGGTTTATCGTTTGATGAAAGTGAATCATTTATTGAGTGGCAAAAGAATAAGCGTACAAGGAAAACGAAAATGGGTGAAGCACCGTCGGATCGATGCAAAAAGGCCTATGGAATATCTATGTCTTGATATAAAATATGTTTGGGTCCAAGGAGATAAACGCTGGTATTATCAACTTGCAATAATGGATGTATTCAGCAGAAGAATTTTATGCTGGATCTTTAAACCCAGTGTCAGGCAAACAGATGTTGTCGCATTGATGAGATGGTTGGATTTACGCTTTGGATTGAAAGGAGTTATCATACGTAATGATAATGGCTCACAGTTTTTAGCAAACAGCGTACGCCAAACATTAAAAGAATTGGAAGCAAAACAGGAATTCACACATGTATCAACACCAGAAGAGAATGCATACATCGAAGCATTTCATTCAATTGAGCAAACCGAATTGATCGACAGATTTATATTTTCAAGTTATTACGATGCAAGACAACATATCCAAAAATACATGTACTGGTACAATTATAAAAGAAAACATGGCGCAATTGGAAATATAACTCCGATGCAAAAATGGGAACAAGGTTTATCCTGTTCACCTGTTAGGCAATCATTTGAGCCGGCTTCGGTGGACATGTCAAGGTCGGACAGCGAAGGCTTGCGCAATGAGTCCGCTCCGTTTAACCTTGACTTGTTCAACGAAACGGCCTATCTTCGCCTGGCAGGTGATCAGGATAATGATGATTTAGTACAAAACTGTTTTAGAAATTCCGTCCAGTTAATTGGGGGTTAAGACACTTCGCAGTCTAATGCCCACTTACCATCAGCATAAGCCTTGTATTCTGTTTCTGTTCGTTGGATCACAATTTTATCCGCCACTTCCTTCAGATTCTGTCTCACGACAAACACCCTTGTTTTGGATTAACGATTCCCGTTGGATGGCTCGTTCGGGACTTTCACCCTAAAGATTAATGGTATGCATAGCGCACATAAAAAAGGGGATCCCGTTTCCGGAATCCCCTTTGATTTATCTATTTCGATTTATTATTCCTGGTGAAATTACTTCACCATAGCTTTTTGCTTATACATTTCGTAAGCAGCCATTGCAGCAGCTTTTGTAGCATCTAATTTAGATTTCCATCCATCTGCTTTTGTAGAAGCATCCATAACAGCTGTTTTAAGTTCGTTTACCTGAGCCATTACATCGCCTTCTAATTTTCCAGAAGCCAAGCCTTCTTTCAAAGCAGCTAATTTGGTAGACATTTCCTGCCAGCTACCAGCAAAAGAAGTAACTTCAGAAGCCATTCCACCGATCATTTCAGTTTGTGACATAAATGCAGTTTTCATAGAGTCTAAGGAAGCTGTCATTTCAGGTTTCATCTTAGCAGCTATTTTTGGATCTACCATTAAACTATCTTTTAAAGAAGCCAATGAAGATTGTGCAGCGCCTAACATCGTTCCAACTTCTGTAACAGCAGTTGTAGCTTTTTCCCAATCAGCAGATAATGCTTCAATAGGAGCACGGAATTGCTCTACATTTTTACAGGAAACTAAAAATAATACCGGGGTAATAATTGCAATTAATTTTTTCATTTTGTATTGTGTTTAATTTTGAGGCCACAAAATTAGTTTTTTCTTATCTGATCAATGTTAAATGCTTTTAAGATTTGGCAAATGGAACGTTAATAAATCTGGAAACTTAAAAAACAAATACGGATTATTTTAATATGAATGCTTGTAGATATCGATCAATATAGGCATCCAGTTCCTTGCTCTTATATTGGACAATGAATCGTGGATGAGGCAGTGGCTGGATTTCCCCAAACCATTGCTTCGATTTATTCATTTCGTTTAAGAATTGATAATTTTTGCCCTCTCCTAAACAAAAAACTTTATTCCTTTTAAGG
Protein-coding sequences here:
- a CDS encoding transposase; amino-acid sequence: MTKQRRQFTPEEKHSILQEAERLGHTETCRKYSLSSSLIYNWRRKYLAKGKEGLKSEYRRVDPQVRLLEEENAKLKRIIGNQALELEFKTELLKKSDAHYHIERK
- a CDS encoding IS3 family transposase, with amino-acid sequence MIIRYKARTSVENLCKWAEVAKSSQYYKAHPSPRGMKPSTHTPIGKCGMVENTLVVDQIRAILSMDYCVYGYAKMTCELRDLEYLINKKKVYRLMKVNHLLSGKRISVQGKRKWVKHRRIDAKRPMEYLCLDIKYVWVQGDKRWYYQLAIMDVFSRRILCWIFKPSVRQTDVVALMRWLDLRFGLKGVIIRNDNGSQFLANSVRQTLKELEAKQEFTHVSTPEENAYIEAFHSIEQTELIDRFIFSSYYDARQHIQKYMYWYNYKRKHGAIGNITPMQKWEQGLSCSPVRQSFEPASVDMSRSDSEGLRNESAPFNLDLFNETAYLRLAGDQDNDDLVQNCFRNSVQLIGG